The bacterium genomic sequence TACGCTCCACGGCACAATCACGGCTTACTGAGGAGGTATTTAAAATAGAGGCTTGTGAAAAACTGGCAGATTCCAAAAACCTATAAAATGCGCCTAAATTCCTAGTTAATCCCTCTTGTTCTACCTCTTCTTGCAAATAGGTTTTAACATAACTTTCCAAATATTTTTGGGGAAGAGATTCCGTATAAGCACAAGGCAATTGCCCATAGACCAAAGAATGGTTCAGGCTGAAATCCTTACCAAGTTCAGCAACGGTAAGGGGATGGAGAGCATATCGCAAGGCTCTGCCCGCAAGCAGATTTAGTCCTCTTCTCCTTAATTTTCTGGCACTTGAACCGGTCAAAATAAATTTATACTTGTATTTCTCAATCAATCGGTGAACCTCATTCAGGAGTTCGGGAACCATTTGC encodes the following:
- a CDS encoding AAA family ATPase, encoding MKIGFIVDEVQMVPELLNEVHRLIEKYKYKFILTGSSARKLRRRGLNLLAGRALRYALHPLTVAELGKDFSLNHSLVYGQLPCAYTESLPQKYLESYVKTYLQEEVEQEGLTRNLGAFYRFLESASFSQASILNTSSVSRDCAVERKRVENYLPY